From the genome of Candidatus Electrothrix communis, one region includes:
- a CDS encoding UDP-N-acetylmuramoyl-L-alanyl-D-glutamate--2,6-diaminopimelate ligase, with amino-acid sequence MENPQKNNISHLLDPSEHPSHKLYVIGITGTNGKTTVAHLLGEVLTAAGCKPFVLGTLNSGNKDLSTPESLDILKFMQDHLDQGGTHFVMEVTSEGIDQERIKDIDFDLKLLTNITRDHLDYHKTFRKYEVVKLNFMNEGEAHKIYPEDFSETPVDFATQLVGDFNLLNIKAAITALRHVGISEKYISGTLSSCGPPRGRMENVEAGQKFMVLIDYAHTPDALEKALLTVKKVAKHRKGRLLLLFGCGGNRDCGKRIQMGRIAGEISDFFVITDDNPRLEESQSIMDEIVKGINPDFHDYVLIQDRKKAIEFIINKSENNDVVILAGKGHETYQVLKTETIYFDDQEEVTKAIVHRLTKEYPLQEALN; translated from the coding sequence TTGGAAAATCCTCAAAAAAATAATATTTCTCACCTGCTTGACCCCAGCGAACACCCCTCCCATAAACTTTATGTAATCGGCATCACCGGGACAAATGGAAAAACAACCGTTGCCCATTTACTTGGAGAAGTACTCACTGCGGCAGGTTGTAAGCCTTTTGTTTTAGGAACGTTGAATTCAGGAAATAAGGATCTGTCTACCCCGGAGTCATTGGATATTCTCAAATTCATGCAAGATCATTTGGATCAGGGCGGTACCCATTTCGTAATGGAAGTAACTTCGGAAGGGATAGATCAGGAACGAATTAAAGATATTGATTTTGACCTTAAATTGCTCACAAATATCACGCGGGATCATCTTGATTATCATAAAACATTCCGGAAATATGAAGTTGTGAAGCTGAATTTCATGAATGAAGGCGAAGCGCATAAAATTTATCCAGAAGATTTTTCGGAAACTCCTGTTGATTTCGCGACGCAGCTGGTCGGTGATTTCAATTTGCTCAATATTAAGGCAGCAATAACTGCACTAAGACATGTCGGCATTTCTGAAAAATATATCAGCGGAACCTTGTCTTCATGCGGTCCGCCGAGAGGCCGTATGGAAAATGTCGAGGCTGGGCAAAAGTTTATGGTCTTGATTGATTATGCTCATACCCCGGATGCACTTGAGAAGGCATTGCTCACAGTTAAAAAAGTTGCGAAACATCGAAAAGGTCGTCTCTTGCTTCTTTTTGGTTGCGGCGGGAATCGAGACTGTGGAAAAAGAATCCAAATGGGAAGGATTGCCGGAGAGATATCTGATTTCTTTGTGATTACAGATGATAATCCTCGTTTAGAGGAGAGTCAAAGTATTATGGATGAAATTGTGAAAGGCATTAATCCTGATTTTCATGATTATGTTTTAATTCAGGACAGAAAGAAAGCTATCGAATTTATTATCAATAAGTCCGAAAATAATGATGTTGTGATTTTGGCGGGAAAAGGGCATGAAACATATCAAGTGCTCAAAACAGAAACTATATATTTTGATGATCAGGAAGAAGTTACAAAAGCAATCGTACATCGGCTAACCAAAGAATATCCTTTGCAAGAAGCACTGAATTGA
- a CDS encoding COR domain-containing protein, whose translation MEKKEVIRRIQEAAAAKKKSLDLRGCRLRELPPEIGLLTHLIHLDLSFNTLTELPEEICQLTKLAELDLSDNHLADPFPVISRLRSLTSLDLNGNQLRKLPPETGQLTGLTHLDLRDNRLSEIPPEISELKRITILGLSGNQLTELPPEIARLRSLTIMDLSFNRLQALPSAFSTLTTLINLDLSDNRFDKLPEEILSLTGLSNLDLRGNCLHDLPQEITQLTKLSTLDLSDNQLSGLPGRIVELSSLGNLYLEDNPLTSPPLEIGRQGVPAVRQYFASLERESQVLDEVRVLLLGEGGSGKTSLTRCLFEETFDKDEPPTNGISITEQLVQGEKKQVKINIWDFGGQEIMDTAHQLFLSTRSLYVLVLNGGRDERLEYWLRHIESFGGGSPVLIALNKQDVNPGFTVNQRFLLKKYPQIFGFFQTSCASGHGIAEFKAAFIQGLTSEHFTGTRWSKNWFAVKKALEDLPEPCITYKQFAQICIETGITEEVSQDLLLDFLNDLGSIVHSRKFKSKDGQVLDPKWVTASIYKIINAENVVVRNGILSLSSMKLILNRQDCCHSTTQYHDLIELMRTDELCFPLDEDHVLIPQLLDLVEPEFDFDYEESLRFVFDYDDFLPQSIMSRFIVKRHRDLKDGLCWRTGIVLENKAFQATAVVRADNAANRIDIFVMGAQRKVYLALIRLSFQEINETFEKLRVTERVSMPDNPACSAAYSTLITYIEKGIERYIPEGSDKVYRISELLKSIQPDDGDVEQVMPNLEDIKSRLAAANVFAEERNKLAALRPDFFRGGGKE comes from the coding sequence ATGGAAAAAAAAGAAGTAATCCGCCGTATTCAGGAAGCCGCTGCAGCAAAAAAGAAAAGCCTGGACCTGCGGGGATGTCGGCTGCGGGAGCTGCCTCCTGAAATCGGCCTGCTGACTCATCTCATCCATCTTGATCTCAGCTTTAACACCCTCACCGAGCTGCCCGAGGAGATTTGTCAGCTCACCAAACTGGCTGAACTTGATCTCAGCGATAATCATCTGGCTGATCCCTTCCCTGTCATCAGCCGCCTGCGCAGCCTGACCAGCCTTGATCTCAACGGCAATCAGTTACGAAAGCTGCCTCCAGAAACCGGCCAACTGACCGGGCTCACCCATCTGGACCTGCGCGATAACCGCCTGAGCGAAATCCCGCCGGAGATCAGCGAGCTTAAGAGGATCACCATCCTTGGGCTCAGCGGTAATCAACTCACTGAATTGCCCCCGGAGATCGCTCGGCTGCGCTCTCTAACCATCATGGATCTTAGCTTTAATCGCCTCCAAGCCTTACCCTCTGCATTCAGCACCCTGACCACGCTTATCAACCTGGATCTCAGCGATAACCGCTTTGATAAACTGCCAGAGGAGATCCTCAGTCTGACCGGACTGAGCAATCTTGATCTGCGCGGTAATTGCCTGCATGACCTTCCCCAGGAGATTACCCAGCTGACCAAGTTGAGCACCCTTGATCTCAGTGATAACCAACTCAGTGGCCTGCCTGGCCGCATTGTTGAGCTGAGCTCTCTGGGCAATCTTTATCTGGAGGATAACCCGCTCACTTCACCTCCTCTGGAAATAGGGCGGCAGGGGGTTCCGGCTGTCCGGCAATATTTTGCCTCCTTAGAACGGGAAAGTCAGGTGCTGGACGAAGTCAGGGTTCTGCTGCTCGGTGAGGGCGGTTCCGGCAAGACCTCCTTGACCCGTTGCCTGTTTGAGGAGACATTTGATAAGGATGAGCCGCCCACCAACGGTATCAGCATTACGGAGCAGCTTGTCCAGGGAGAGAAAAAACAGGTTAAGATCAATATCTGGGATTTTGGTGGTCAGGAAATCATGGACACTGCACACCAACTTTTTCTCTCCACCCGCAGCCTCTACGTTCTGGTGCTGAACGGGGGCCGGGATGAACGCCTGGAATACTGGTTACGACATATTGAAAGTTTTGGCGGTGGTTCTCCGGTCCTGATTGCCCTCAATAAACAGGATGTCAATCCCGGTTTTACGGTCAATCAACGTTTCTTGCTGAAAAAATATCCCCAGATTTTCGGCTTTTTCCAAACCTCCTGCGCTTCCGGGCACGGGATCGCGGAATTTAAAGCAGCCTTCATCCAGGGGTTAACCAGTGAACATTTTACCGGAACCCGCTGGAGCAAGAACTGGTTCGCTGTTAAGAAGGCCTTGGAAGATTTGCCAGAGCCCTGCATCACCTATAAGCAGTTTGCCCAGATATGCATTGAGACCGGAATAACCGAGGAGGTTAGTCAGGACCTTCTTTTGGACTTTCTTAATGATCTTGGATCGATAGTTCATTCGAGGAAATTCAAGTCGAAAGATGGTCAGGTTCTTGATCCAAAATGGGTCACGGCAAGCATCTATAAGATCATCAATGCGGAAAACGTGGTTGTGCGGAACGGTATTCTTTCCTTAAGCAGCATGAAGTTAATTTTAAATCGCCAGGATTGCTGCCACAGCACAACCCAATACCACGACCTTATTGAGCTAATGCGGACCGATGAACTCTGTTTTCCTCTTGATGAGGATCACGTACTCATTCCCCAACTCCTGGATTTGGTTGAACCAGAATTTGACTTCGACTATGAGGAATCACTCAGGTTTGTATTTGATTATGACGATTTCCTTCCCCAGTCCATCATGTCCCGTTTTATTGTTAAACGCCATAGGGATCTCAAGGATGGTCTTTGCTGGCGAACCGGCATTGTCCTGGAGAATAAGGCCTTTCAGGCAACTGCTGTTGTTAGGGCGGATAATGCGGCTAACCGTATTGATATTTTTGTCATGGGGGCCCAGCGTAAGGTCTACCTGGCGCTCATCCGTCTCTCTTTTCAGGAGATCAATGAGACCTTTGAAAAACTCCGGGTAACAGAACGGGTCTCCATGCCTGATAATCCGGCATGCTCTGCCGCCTATTCTACCCTGATCACTTATATTGAAAAAGGGATTGAGCGTTATATTCCTGAGGGGTCGGATAAAGTTTACAGAATCAGCGAGCTGCTTAAATCAATCCAGCCGGATGACGGTGATGTGGAGCAGGTGATGCCCAATTTAGAGGATATTAAAAGCAGATTGGCTGCTGCAAACGTCTTTGCTGAAGAGAGAAATAAATTGGCTGCATTACGGCCTGATTTTTTTCGGGGAGGCGGGAAAGAGTAA
- a CDS encoding glycosyl hydrolase family 17 protein encodes MKKIIIAIFLSLLWSPKPSQAVNVFTDFFVGINYGPFHNAGQTPGTPVSEEQIKTDLQIINKAGFKYIRTYGLNSGLDKIITVANQYFPHLKICIGVYESSADHDNTANPSSTKSQLIQAVSLANTYDNVVCIVVGNECLQGDPQAGAHWVLAQTVLDDLAYVRNNLDAARKEQIVLSTALTYAAAHGDTSDAGGNIRDQLKANYSNIDVWMINIYPFFKPGGIESSEAAINENLDWNYQEFNNIYASTGRPIIISETGWPSAGSSYGLSIPNLENQRAFTQISYQWFVAKQWSGFLFEMFDEPWKTAEGDTGPHWGLYDKDGQTKLSWQPANTTITPFMHLLLNNNAE; translated from the coding sequence ATGAAGAAAATAATTATCGCTATATTTCTCAGCTTGCTGTGGTCACCAAAACCCAGCCAGGCCGTGAATGTCTTTACTGATTTTTTTGTCGGCATTAATTATGGGCCGTTTCATAACGCCGGTCAAACGCCGGGTACCCCTGTGAGTGAAGAGCAGATCAAGACAGATTTACAGATTATCAACAAAGCTGGCTTTAAGTATATTAGGACCTACGGCCTGAACAGTGGGCTCGATAAGATCATTACGGTGGCCAATCAATATTTCCCCCACTTAAAAATCTGTATCGGGGTGTATGAAAGCAGTGCCGACCATGATAATACGGCCAATCCGAGCAGCACTAAATCACAATTGATACAAGCTGTGAGCCTCGCCAACACCTATGATAATGTTGTTTGTATTGTCGTGGGCAACGAGTGTCTTCAAGGCGACCCGCAGGCCGGTGCCCACTGGGTTCTCGCCCAGACCGTACTGGACGACTTGGCCTATGTCCGCAATAATCTCGATGCAGCTCGGAAAGAGCAAATTGTTTTAAGCACGGCACTCACCTATGCTGCTGCCCACGGAGACACTTCCGATGCTGGTGGTAACATCCGTGATCAATTAAAGGCCAATTATAGCAATATCGATGTCTGGATGATTAATATTTACCCCTTCTTTAAGCCGGGCGGGATAGAGAGCAGCGAAGCAGCAATCAATGAAAATTTAGATTGGAATTATCAGGAATTTAACAATATATATGCCTCTACTGGCAGACCAATCATCATCAGTGAAACCGGCTGGCCCAGTGCTGGAAGTTCTTACGGCCTCTCTATTCCTAACCTTGAGAATCAACGGGCCTTTACCCAGATCAGTTACCAATGGTTCGTTGCTAAGCAATGGAGTGGTTTCCTCTTTGAGATGTTTGATGAACCTTGGAAAACTGCTGAAGGCGATACAGGACCGCACTGGGGACTTTACGACAAAGACGGACAGACAAAATTATCATGGCAGCCAGCCAATACAACGATAACGCCTTTTATGCATTTACTGCTAAATAATAATGCTGAATAA
- a CDS encoding iron-containing alcohol dehydrogenase, translating to MQNFVFHNPTKIIFGRKTVPSVGAETVALGQKALLVYGQSSIKKTGLYGQVLNSLTEAGVTVIEHGGTRSNPLLDHVRAGITKTKQEKVDVIVAVGGGSVIDTTKAISAGSVVEHDVWKFFIGKKSIKAALPVVTVLTLAAAGSEMNSGMVITNQDTQEKFGFGHRLLYPKVSILDPEVTFTVPPDYTAYGAVDAIAHVLEFYMTTQDADTPVQARFIEGLILDAMESCERCLEDPRDYGGRANLMWTATLALNGLTAAGLGRVGFPMHMIEHSLSALYDVPHGAGLSVVMPGWLQWYLKQDAARIARLGRGILPSAEQQELAGENETVIAERTIAFLRTWFSKVHSPVSLAELNIPAEDIPRIAENALGLAKVWRLNQYSQEVIEEILQRCA from the coding sequence ATGCAAAATTTTGTTTTTCATAACCCAACCAAGATTATCTTCGGCCGCAAAACCGTCCCCTCAGTCGGCGCGGAGACCGTTGCCCTAGGGCAAAAGGCCCTACTGGTCTACGGCCAAAGCAGTATAAAAAAAACCGGGCTCTACGGTCAGGTACTCAACTCCCTTACCGAGGCCGGAGTCACCGTGATTGAGCATGGTGGCACCCGCTCAAATCCGCTGCTGGATCATGTCCGGGCTGGTATTACCAAGACCAAGCAAGAAAAAGTGGATGTCATTGTCGCGGTGGGTGGGGGCTCAGTGATTGATACGACCAAGGCCATTTCCGCAGGCTCTGTGGTGGAGCATGATGTCTGGAAATTCTTTATCGGCAAAAAATCCATCAAGGCCGCCTTACCCGTGGTCACGGTGCTGACTCTGGCCGCAGCTGGCTCAGAGATGAACTCGGGCATGGTGATCACTAATCAAGACACTCAGGAGAAGTTCGGCTTCGGTCATCGCCTGCTCTATCCCAAGGTGTCCATCCTTGATCCAGAAGTCACCTTTACTGTGCCGCCCGATTACACGGCCTACGGAGCAGTGGATGCCATCGCCCATGTCCTGGAGTTCTACATGACCACCCAGGATGCTGACACACCGGTGCAGGCCCGCTTTATAGAGGGGTTAATTCTGGATGCAATGGAGTCCTGTGAGCGTTGCCTGGAAGATCCCCGTGATTACGGGGGGCGGGCCAACCTGATGTGGACGGCCACCTTGGCCCTGAACGGCCTGACAGCAGCAGGGCTGGGTCGGGTGGGTTTTCCCATGCACATGATTGAGCATTCCCTCAGTGCGCTCTATGATGTGCCACACGGGGCCGGATTATCCGTGGTCATGCCCGGCTGGCTGCAATGGTATCTGAAGCAGGATGCCGCCCGTATTGCCCGGTTGGGACGTGGGATTCTCCCTTCTGCTGAGCAACAGGAGCTGGCAGGGGAGAACGAAACCGTCATTGCGGAGCGAACGATCGCTTTTCTCCGCACCTGGTTCAGCAAAGTACACAGTCCGGTCTCCTTGGCAGAGCTAAATATCCCGGCAGAGGATATTCCCCGTATTGCCGAGAACGCCTTAGGTTTGGCCAAGGTATGGCGTCTGAATCAGTACAGCCAGGAGGTTATTGAGGAGATTTTGCAGCGTTGTGCGTAA
- a CDS encoding HAMP domain-containing sensor histidine kinase → MNPRKSIKSRLVLWIFLSGAVMVVLLDFVLLHQFKKVALHSFENVLHSKLQIMKGLIHAHANYIEVELAEVARGEYSIPSSGHYYQVFIDDNLYLTSPSMQPSHFDLISGTLESHDAEAREWIYRITGPGGEPLLVLRNDFYIQEKEVSIRVAETLAETVTMLARLERFFYILTPFFIFFIGIVGYLISSHALRPLTVFSDALQRITHKNLERRIVPNGFALELHVLARRFNALLERLQIAFEAEKELIGNAAHELKTPLAVIRAECDIALMKERSGEEYTESLREVRTVSDTMLRQVNGMLTLARIDSGILSTGFRPISLNRCLDNAIGLILPLAKERHIRITREEADGVIVWGDKDALTEAMSNLLENAVFYNHSEGSVSVTLQHLDDRILFTVQDTGMGVPEAELEQIFHKFYRSEAVQTIKGTGLGLSITKAIVLGHQGGIQVRNVESGGACFTITLPLHDTAQEVDTLIEQGRAC, encoded by the coding sequence ATGAACCCCAGGAAATCGATAAAAAGCAGGCTGGTGCTCTGGATTTTTCTTTCAGGTGCAGTCATGGTCGTTCTGCTTGATTTTGTCCTCCTGCATCAATTCAAGAAGGTTGCTTTGCATTCGTTTGAAAATGTGCTGCACTCCAAATTGCAGATTATGAAAGGCCTGATCCATGCGCATGCGAATTATATCGAGGTTGAGCTGGCGGAAGTCGCCCGGGGAGAATACTCTATCCCGAGTTCAGGGCATTATTATCAGGTATTTATAGACGATAATCTGTATTTGACATCCCCGTCCATGCAACCTTCCCACTTTGATCTGATCTCCGGCACTCTGGAGTCCCATGATGCGGAAGCGCGGGAGTGGATCTATCGAATAACAGGCCCTGGCGGGGAACCGCTTCTTGTACTTCGAAACGATTTTTATATACAGGAAAAAGAGGTTTCCATACGGGTAGCCGAGACCTTGGCGGAAACCGTTACAATGCTTGCCAGGCTGGAACGTTTTTTTTACATTCTCACCCCATTTTTTATTTTCTTCATCGGAATCGTCGGGTACCTTATATCATCACATGCCTTGCGTCCGTTAACGGTTTTTTCCGATGCCCTTCAACGAATTACCCATAAAAATCTGGAGAGAAGAATCGTTCCTAACGGATTCGCCCTGGAACTGCATGTTCTTGCGAGACGCTTTAACGCTCTGTTGGAGCGCCTGCAGATAGCCTTTGAGGCGGAAAAAGAACTGATTGGCAATGCGGCTCATGAACTGAAAACCCCTTTGGCCGTTATCCGGGCGGAATGCGATATCGCCCTGATGAAGGAACGTTCAGGAGAGGAATATACCGAGAGTCTGCGGGAAGTCCGAACGGTTTCCGATACTATGCTCCGGCAGGTGAACGGCATGCTGACTCTGGCCCGGATTGATTCGGGCATTCTGTCCACCGGTTTTCGCCCGATATCTCTGAACAGGTGTCTTGACAATGCAATAGGGCTTATTCTCCCTCTGGCCAAGGAACGCCATATCAGGATTACTCGGGAGGAAGCGGATGGGGTGATCGTTTGGGGCGACAAGGATGCTTTGACAGAGGCCATGTCCAATCTTCTGGAGAATGCGGTCTTTTATAATCATTCTGAAGGGTCGGTGTCTGTCACGCTGCAACACCTTGATGATCGGATACTGTTTACTGTCCAGGATACCGGTATGGGGGTCCCTGAAGCAGAACTTGAACAGATTTTCCATAAGTTCTACCGATCAGAGGCTGTGCAAACGATCAAGGGGACCGGTCTCGGTCTGAGTATAACCAAGGCCATTGTCCTCGGGCATCAGGGGGGTATCCAGGTCCGTAATGTGGAATCCGGAGGAGCCTGTTTTACCATAACGCTCCCTCTACATGATACGGCACAAGAGGTCGACACACTTATTGAGCAGGGTAGGGCATGTTAG
- a CDS encoding DUF5666 domain-containing protein: protein MKTFSFSIELFSLAALLLATTSLTVQAAGTQAITEEKAHSLYQAGALYGERNEILFRGVVQKAPLEGPIGTWTVDGSDVLVSEATVVKGEPVVGSYVELDGSWLVRNKIFKAYDFQVQNETDPLLTGQLVSTVDQMPTSNWPYGIWIVDGRKVNVKKGVEVNEKNGKAKTGAGVAIKGSYVDGVFTASELVIKATSAN, encoded by the coding sequence ATGAAAACCTTTTCTTTTTCCATCGAACTGTTCTCGCTGGCGGCCCTGCTTCTGGCGACCACCTCATTAACCGTTCAGGCCGCAGGCACTCAAGCAATTACCGAGGAAAAAGCGCATTCCCTCTATCAGGCCGGAGCACTTTATGGTGAGCGAAACGAGATACTCTTTCGCGGAGTGGTACAGAAAGCTCCCCTGGAAGGCCCAATCGGCACCTGGACAGTGGACGGCAGCGACGTTCTTGTCTCAGAAGCCACAGTCGTCAAAGGAGAGCCTGTTGTGGGCTCCTATGTAGAGCTGGACGGAAGCTGGTTGGTCCGCAATAAGATATTCAAAGCCTACGACTTTCAAGTGCAGAATGAAACTGATCCGCTTCTCACCGGCCAGCTTGTCAGCACAGTGGATCAAATGCCAACAAGCAACTGGCCCTACGGTATATGGATAGTGGATGGCAGAAAGGTCAACGTAAAAAAAGGCGTTGAAGTTAATGAGAAAAACGGAAAAGCGAAGACCGGAGCAGGAGTTGCGATCAAAGGCAGTTATGTTGACGGCGTTTTTACCGCCTCCGAACTTGTAATCAAGGCAACATCCGCCAACTAA
- a CDS encoding M3 family oligoendopeptidase: MSTERNTELNTTEVLWKLTDLYESLDDQQIQDDLDFCHQEADLLQEIQGKLAELEPSVFARTVRRLERIQENLGRIATYAFLNFSTQVKNAEAGAFLQKIKEESSKINRKLVFFNLEWAKMDQAVTDCLLAHEEVAPFHHFLTNLRRYANHLLSEVEEELLVEFEPVGTESWLTLFEKVLGHLQFGEDKRGEEEVLSDLYDSDREVRRQAAQELTEGLQSQLHILTHIFNTILAEKMISDRLRKYPSWIRTRNLSNELKDVTVDALVTASVGRYDLVQRYYHLKKDLLGLDELQDYDRYAPLPSLPDQQISWPECRSMVLEGFRGFSPEMADIAELFFEKNWIHAPLLDGKRGGAFAHPAVPDAHPYVLVNYTGNLRDVSTVAHELGHGVHQYLAREQGYFNGDTTLVLAETASVFAELLIFHRQLDILEAPEQRRAFICQKLESIFATVFRQISMNRFEDLIHNSRREQGELSADALSDLWMQSQVVMFGDSVNLSEQYRTWWSYIPHFLHTPGYVYSYAFGELLVLALYRIYQAEGAASFVPKYTHLLAQGGNQSPYELLKPFNIDLNDPEFWQGGLAVIEEMLVSVEKE, from the coding sequence ATGTCAACAGAACGCAATACCGAACTCAACACCACCGAAGTGTTATGGAAGCTCACCGATCTCTACGAATCCCTGGATGATCAGCAAATCCAGGATGATCTGGACTTCTGCCACCAGGAAGCAGATCTTCTTCAGGAAATTCAGGGCAAACTGGCTGAACTGGAGCCTTCGGTCTTTGCCCGAACGGTCCGGCGACTGGAGCGCATCCAGGAAAATCTGGGCCGGATTGCAACCTATGCCTTTCTCAATTTTTCCACCCAGGTGAAAAACGCCGAGGCAGGCGCCTTTCTCCAAAAAATCAAAGAGGAAAGCAGCAAGATCAACCGAAAATTGGTCTTTTTTAATCTGGAATGGGCCAAGATGGATCAGGCCGTTACTGATTGCCTGCTTGCCCATGAGGAGGTTGCACCCTTTCACCATTTCCTGACAAATCTCCGCCGCTATGCCAATCATCTCCTTTCTGAAGTAGAAGAAGAGTTACTGGTGGAATTTGAGCCGGTGGGTACGGAAAGCTGGCTGACCCTGTTTGAAAAGGTGCTGGGCCATCTCCAATTCGGCGAAGACAAACGCGGCGAGGAAGAGGTGCTCTCCGATCTCTATGACAGCGACCGGGAAGTCCGACGCCAAGCAGCCCAGGAGCTGACCGAGGGTCTGCAAAGCCAACTCCACATCCTCACCCATATCTTTAACACCATCTTGGCGGAAAAGATGATCAGCGATCGGCTGCGCAAGTATCCTTCCTGGATCAGGACAAGAAACTTGTCCAACGAGCTGAAAGATGTAACCGTTGATGCCCTGGTCACGGCCTCGGTGGGTCGCTATGATCTGGTACAGCGTTACTACCACCTCAAAAAGGATCTTCTCGGTTTGGACGAGTTGCAGGATTATGACCGCTACGCCCCTCTGCCCTCCTTGCCGGACCAGCAGATTTCCTGGCCGGAATGCCGCAGCATGGTCCTGGAAGGATTTCGCGGCTTCTCCCCAGAGATGGCCGATATTGCCGAGCTCTTTTTTGAGAAAAACTGGATCCATGCTCCTCTGCTTGATGGTAAACGAGGCGGGGCCTTTGCCCATCCTGCGGTGCCAGACGCTCATCCCTACGTACTGGTCAACTACACTGGCAACCTGCGCGATGTATCCACCGTGGCCCATGAGCTGGGGCATGGTGTGCATCAATACCTTGCCCGCGAGCAGGGCTATTTTAACGGTGACACCACCCTGGTCCTGGCTGAGACCGCATCGGTTTTTGCTGAGCTGCTCATTTTTCATCGCCAGCTGGATATCCTGGAGGCCCCGGAACAGCGCCGGGCCTTTATCTGCCAAAAACTGGAATCGATCTTTGCTACGGTTTTTCGCCAGATCTCCATGAATCGCTTTGAGGATTTGATCCATAATAGCCGCCGGGAACAAGGCGAGCTGTCTGCCGACGCGCTCTCCGATCTGTGGATGCAGAGCCAGGTGGTCATGTTCGGTGATTCGGTCAATCTGAGCGAACAATACCGGACCTGGTGGTCTTATATCCCTCATTTCCTGCACACACCCGGCTATGTCTACTCCTATGCCTTTGGCGAGCTGCTGGTGCTCGCCCTCTATCGCATCTACCAGGCAGAAGGGGCCGCCTCCTTTGTGCCGAAATATACTCATCTGCTGGCCCAAGGAGGGAATCAGTCGCCCTATGAGCTGCTCAAACCCTTTAATATTGATCTCAATGATCCTGAATTCTGGCAGGGCGGTTTAGCGGTTATTGAGGAGATGCTCGTCAGTGTGGAAAAGGAATAA
- a CDS encoding response regulator transcription factor translates to MKILIVEDEQRLAALLKKGLEENSYAVDLCFDGEEGLYMAETFPYDAVLLDVMLPKMDGFAVLENLRKQGVDVPVLMLTARTEVESRVKGLNRGADDYIPKPFDFSELLARLTAVIRRNKGQPASMVEVADLCLDLNAKTASRAGREILLSAKEYAVLEYLVLNKGRVVSRTEFSEHVYDGDFDLDSNIIDVYINKIRNKIDKGHEHKLILTKRGVGYYISKEEP, encoded by the coding sequence ATGAAAATTCTTATTGTTGAAGACGAGCAGCGGCTGGCTGCTCTGTTGAAAAAAGGGCTGGAAGAGAATTCCTATGCGGTTGACCTTTGCTTTGACGGCGAAGAGGGCCTGTATATGGCAGAGACCTTTCCCTATGATGCTGTGCTGCTTGATGTTATGTTGCCCAAGATGGACGGTTTTGCCGTGCTTGAAAACCTGCGCAAGCAGGGGGTTGACGTGCCTGTGCTTATGCTCACCGCACGAACAGAGGTGGAGAGTCGGGTTAAGGGGTTGAATCGGGGTGCGGATGATTATATTCCTAAACCTTTTGACTTTAGCGAACTCCTTGCTCGCTTGACTGCGGTGATTCGAAGGAATAAGGGGCAGCCTGCTTCGATGGTGGAGGTTGCGGATCTCTGTCTTGACCTGAATGCCAAAACAGCTTCCAGGGCTGGAAGAGAAATATTGCTTTCTGCCAAGGAGTATGCAGTGCTGGAATATCTGGTGCTGAATAAGGGGCGAGTTGTCAGTAGGACAGAGTTCTCCGAGCATGTCTATGATGGCGATTTTGACCTGGACAGTAATATTATTGATGTCTACATCAATAAGATCCGCAATAAAATAGATAAGGGGCACGAGCATAAACTGATCCTGACCAAGAGAGGAGTGGGATATTATATCTCCAAGGAGGAGCCATGA